The following proteins are encoded in a genomic region of Glycine max cultivar Williams 82 chromosome 18, Glycine_max_v4.0, whole genome shotgun sequence:
- the LOC121173919 gene encoding protein MAIN-LIKE 2-like: MYDQLDEACKTTTRQLAGYLTLLQCWIYEHFPSVHQCVTDDTYQETSPRASRWLTSKAHMKGITGAPYRARCDVLTVTDVSWLPYTEHGVLGCFRRFHRSRVSSDGVL; encoded by the exons atgtatgaccagttagatgaggcttgtaagaccaccacccgacagcttgcggggtacttgacgctacttcag tgctggatctatgagcacttccctagtgTGCATCAGTGCGTGACTGATGATACAtaccaggagacgtccccacgtgcttcccggtggttgacgtcgaaggcgcacatgaagggcatcacaggagcaccctacagggcacgttgtgatgttttgaccgtcacagatgtgtcctggttgCCGTACACGGAGCATGGGGTGTTAGGGTGTTTCAGGAGATTTCATCGTTCCAGGGTCAGCTCAGATGGGGTCCTATGA
- the LOC100818000 gene encoding desmethyl-deoxy-podophyllotoxin synthase produces the protein MDLGHQNIPSLAILPFFLFMFTVFSLFWRTKTKPSNSKLPPGPPKLPLIGNLHQLGAMPHHGLTKLSHQYGPLMHIKLGALSTIVVSSPEMAKEVLKTHDIIFANRPYLLAADVISYGSKGMSFSPYGSYWRQMRKICTFELLTPKRVESFQAIREEEASNLVREIGLGEGSSINLTRMINSFSYGLTSRVAFGGKSKDQEAFIDVMKDVLKVIAGFSLADLYPIKGLQVLTGLRSKVEKLHQEVDRILEKIVRDHRDTSSETKETLEKTGEDLVDVLLKLQRQNNLEHPLSDNVIKATILDIFSAGSGTSAKTSEWAMSELVKNPRVMEKAQAEVRRVFGEKGHVDEANLHELSYLKSVIKETLRLHIPVPFLLPRECSERCEINGYEIPAKSKVIINGWAIGRDPNHWTDAKKFCPERFLDSSVDYKGADFQFIPFGAGRRMCPGSAFGIANVELLLANLLFHFDWNMPNGKKPEELDMSESFGLSVRRKHDLYLIPSICLSFGN, from the exons ATGGATTTAGGTCACCAAAATATTCCCTCACTTGCAATCCTACCCTTCTTCCTCTTCATGTTCACAGTGTTTAGCTTATTTTGGAGAACAAAAACCAAGCCTTCAAACTCCAAGTTACCACCAGGACCACCAAAACTACCCCTTATAGGAAACTTGCATCAGCTTGGTGCAATGCCTCATCATGGCCTAACAAAACTTTCACACCAATATGGACCTCTCATGCACATAAAACTTGGTGCACTTTCCACCATAGTGGTGTCTTCCCCTGAAATGGCCAAGGAAGTACTGAAGACACATGACATCATTTTTGCAAATAGGCCTTATCTTCTTGCAGCAGATGTCATATCTTATGGCTCCAAGGGCATGAGTTTTTCTCCTTATGGAAGTTATTGGAGGCAGATGAGAAAGATTTGCACCTTTGAGCTGCTAACTCCGAAGCGTGTCGAATCATTTCAAGCGATTAGGGAAGAGGAGGCATCAAATCTTGTTAGAGAGATAGGTTTGGGTGAAGGGTCATCCATCAATCTCACTAGGATGATCAATTCTTTCTCCTACGGCTTAACATCACGCGTGGCCTTCGGGGGAAAGTCCAAAGATCAAGAAGCTTTCATTGATGTTATGAAAGATGTCTTGAAGGTTATTGCTGGTTTCTCCCTAGCTGACTTGTATCCTATTAAAGGGCTTCAAGTTTTGACAGGGTTGAGATCCAAAGTTGAGAAGTTACATCAAGAAGTTGATAggatccttgagaaaattgtGAGAGACCACAGGGACACAAGTTCAGAAACAAAGGAAACCCTTGAAAAAACTGGAGAGGATCTAGTTGATGTGCTACTAAAGCTTCAGAGGCAGAACAACCTTGAGCATCCTCTATCTGACAACGTTATCAAAGCAACCATTTTG GATATCTTCAGTGCTGGAAGTGGTACTTCAGCTAAAACCTCAGAGTGGGCAATGtcagaacttgtaaaaaatCCAAGGGTGATGGAGAAAGCACAAGCTGAGGTAAGAAGAGTCTTTGGTGAAAAGGGGCATGTAGATGAAGCTAACCTCCATGAACTCAGCTACTTAAAGTCAGTAATCAAAGAAACGCTGCGTCTACACATTCCTGTTCCATTTTTACTACCAAGGGAATGCAGTGAAAGATGTGAAATTAACGGGTATGAAATACCAGCCAAGAGCAAGGTTATTATCAATGGTTGGGCTATTGGAAGGGATCCAAACCATTGGACTGATGCTAAGAAGTTTTGTCCAGAAAGGTTCCTTGATAGCTCAGTTGATTACAAAGGTGCAGATTTTCAGTTTATTCCATTTGGTGCTGGAAGGAGGATGTGTCCAGGAAGTGCATTTGGCATTGCTAATGTTGAACTCTTGCTAGCGAATTTGCTCTTCCATTTTGATTGGAACATGCCTAATGGGAAAAAGCCTGAAGAACTTGACATGAGTGAATCATTTGGCTTGTCAGTTAGAAGAAAACATGATTTGTATTTGATTCCTAGCATCTGTCTCTCATTTGGTAATTAA
- the F6H1 gene encoding flavonoid 6-hydroxylase, with translation MDLQLLYFTSIFSIFIFMFMTHKIVTKKSNSTPSLPPGPWKLPIIGNMHNLVGSPLPHHRLRDLSAKYGSLMHLKLGEVSTIVVSSPEYAKEVMKTHDHIFASRPYVLAAEIMDYDFKGVAFTPYGDYWRQLRKIFALELLSSKRVQSFQPIREEVLTSFIKRMTTIEGSQVNITKEVISTVFTITARTALGSKSRHHQKLISVVTEAAKISGGFDLGDLYPSVKFLQHMSGLKPKLEKLHQQADQIMQNIINEHREAKSSATGDQGEEEVLLDVLLKKEFGLSDESIKAVIWDIFGGGSDTSSATITWAMAEMIKNPRTMEKVQTEVRRVFDKEGRPNGSGTENLKYLKSVVSETLRLHPPAPLLLPRECGQACEINGYHIPAKSRVIVNAWAIGRDPRLWTEAERFYPERFIERSIEYKSNSFEFIPFGAGRRMCPGLTFGLSNVEYVLAMLMYHFDWKLPKGTKNEDLGMTEIFGITVARKDDLYLIPKTVHN, from the exons ATGGATCTTCAACTTCTCTACTTCACATCCATattctccattttcattttcatgttcATGACACACAAAATAGTAACCAAAAAATCTAACTCCACTCCAAGTTTACCACCAGGACCATGGAAGCTACCTATCATAGGGAACATGCACAACCTTGTTGGCTCTCCACTTCCCCATCATAGACTAAGAGATTTATCAGCAAAATATGGATCCTTGATGCATCTGAAGCTTGGAGAGGTTTCAACAATTGTGGTTTCATCACCAGAATATGCCAAGGAGGTGATGAAAACACATGATCATATCTTTGCATCAAGGCCTTATGTCCTTGCTGCGGAGATAATGGACTATGATTTCAAAGGTGTAGCTTTCACACCTTATGGTGATTACTGGAGACAGCTAAGGAAGATCTTTGCATTGGAGCTATTAAGTTCCAAACGTGTCCAATCTTTCCAACCAATCAGAGAGGAAGTGCTCACAAGTTTCATCAAAAGGATGACTACAATAGAAGGATCACAGGTTAACATTACCAAAGAAGTGATTTCAACTGTCTTTACAATAACTGCAAGGACAGCCCTTGGCAGCAAGAGCAGGCACCATCAGAAGCTAATATCGGTGGTAACCGAAGCCGCAAAGATTTCTGGAGGTTTTGACTTGGGAGATTTGTACCCTTCTGTGAAATTTCTTCAGCACATGTCTGGCTTGAAGCCTAAGCTTGAGAAGTTGCATCAACAAGCTGACCAGATAATGCAAAACATCATCAATGAGCATAGAGAGGCTAAGTCAAGTGCCACAGGAGACCAGGGAGAGGAGGAAGTTCTTTTAGATGTGCTCTTGAAGAAGGAGTTTGGCTTAAGTGATGAAAGTATCAAGGCTGTGATCTGG GATATCTTTGGAGGTGGAAGTGATACATCATCTGCTACCATAACATGGGCAATGGCAGAGATGATTAAAAATCCAAGAACAATGGAAAAGGTACAAACTGAGGTAAGAAGGGTATTTGATAAAGAAGGAAGGCCTAATGGAAGTGGCACAGAGaatctaaaatatttgaaatctgTTGTGAGTGAGACATTAAGATTACACCCTCCAGCTCCTCTTTTGCTTCCAAGAGAATGTGGACAAGCCTGTGAGATAAACGGGTATCATATACCTGCGAAAAGCAGGGTCATAGTGAATGCTTGGGCAATTGGAAGAGATCCAAGGCTGTGGACTGAGGCTGAGAGGTTTTATCCTGAAAGGTTCATTGAAAGATCTATTGAATACAAAAGCAATAGTTTTGAGTTCATCCCATTTGGTGCTGGAAGGAGAATGTGCCCAGGCCTCACATTTGGCTTGAGCAATGTTGAGTATGTGCTTGCAATGTTGATGTATCATTTTGATTGGAAACTTCCCAAAGGAACGAAAAATGAAGATTTGGGCATGACTGAGATATTTGGAATAACAGTGGCTCGGAAAGATGATTTATATCTCATTCCCAAAACTGTTCATAATTAG